From a region of the Paenibacillus sp. FSL R10-2734 genome:
- a CDS encoding HXXEE domain-containing protein — protein sequence MYHSMMHVTSRNFALEVLFVYILIVGLICIAAFFSYYLLYLSVLAAIFFHVFTHLEKTIHLKMFTPGVVTAVLVVLPNLFMRIFT from the coding sequence ATGTATCACTCGATGATGCACGTGACTTCTCGTAACTTTGCTTTAGAAGTGTTGTTCGTGTATATTTTGATAGTGGGATTAATCTGCATCGCAGCATTCTTTTCATATTATTTATTGTATTTGTCAGTGCTTGCAGCAATCTTCTTCCATGTATTCACTCATCTGGAAAAGACTATTCATTTGAAAATGTTTACACCTGGCGTGGTTACAGCAGTACTAGTAGTTCTTCCTAATCTATTTATGCGTATTTTCACGTAG